In a genomic window of Lycium ferocissimum isolate CSIRO_LF1 chromosome 9, AGI_CSIRO_Lferr_CH_V1, whole genome shotgun sequence:
- the LOC132030890 gene encoding protein FIP1-like isoform X3: MSTEIHSSLISTSQDENNLFVDVLHEAPLSGHRKPTSLIGSIFYCFLLASFAILAVGATWIFHPIERLVFPLLCSFNVALLVVTGIIQQYLVYQVKKIRLQGYYIFSQKLKHIIRLPFATIAYGTAAMLLVMVWDPHISILSMPTLLRIIMLTEVVCVSSFMTVYIGYVHQYNSLDSQPDVLKSLYSPLQPSSSLEGLRYQDGGRLSDQQMALLQYQQENIHFLSEEILGLQETLSKYERSNDGSAPQVCLSLSITNSVLSKKKKKIPARVAQLGKLIIFKL; encoded by the exons GTTCGTGGACGTACTGCATGAAGCACCTCTATCCGGTCATAGGAAGCCTACGAGCCTTATTGGGAGTATTTTCTACTGTTTCTTATTGGCAA GCTTTGCTATTTTGGCAGTGGGAGCTACATGGATATTTCATCCTATAGAAAGATTAGTGTTCCCACTTCTTTGCAGTTTTAATGTTGCCCTCCTTGTTGTCACAG GCATTATTCAGCAATATTTGGTCTATCAAGTTAAGAAAATACGGTTACAG GGGTACTATATTTTCAGCCAGAAACTGAAGCATATTATTCGCCTACCATTTGCTACAATCGCATATG GAACTGCTGCGATGCTGCTTGTCATGGTTTGGGATCCACATATTAGCATCCTCTCTATGCCGACACTGCTCAG GATTATCATGCTGACAGAAGTAGTATGTGTTAGTTCTTTCATGACAGTTTATATTG GTTATGTTCACCAATACAATTCATTGGATTCCCAACCTGATGTTTTAAAGTCACTTTATTCTCCACTTCAACCATCAAGTTCTCTGGAAGGTTTGAG GTACCAGGACGGCGGTCGACTATCAGATCAGCAGATGGCACTGTTGCAATATCAGCAAGAAAATATACACTTTTTGAGTGAGGAG ATTCTTGGACTGCAAGAAACCTTAAGCAAATACGAAAGGTCTAATGATGGTAGCGCACCTCAGGTATGTTTATCCTTGTCAATTACCAATTCTGtattatctaaaaaaaaaaaaaaaatacccgcaagggtggctcagttg GGCAAGTTAATTATATTTAAGCTATAA
- the LOC132030890 gene encoding protein FIP1-like isoform X2 produces MSKEIHSSLISTSQDENNLFVDVLHEAPLSGHRKPTSLIGSIFYCFLLASFAILAVGATWIFHPIERLVFPLLCSFNVALLVVTGIIQQYLVYQVKKIRLQGYYIFSQKLKHIIRLPFATIAYGTAAMLLVMVWDPHISILSMPTLLRIIMLTEVVCVSSFMTVYIGYVHQYNSLDSQPDVLKSLYSPLQPSSSLEGLRYQDGGRLSDQQMALLQYQQENIHFLSEEILGLQETLSKYERSNDGSAPQVDLAHLLATRDQELRTLKAEMNQLQSELRLARSIIEEKDAEIQRIRNTNNQYVEENERLRAILGEWSNRAAKLERALELERMSNLELQKKLTTLKNRTRE; encoded by the exons GTTCGTGGACGTACTGCATGAAGCACCTCTATCCGGTCATAGGAAGCCTACGAGCCTTATTGGGAGTATTTTCTACTGTTTCTTATTGGCAA GCTTTGCTATTTTGGCAGTGGGAGCTACATGGATATTTCATCCTATAGAAAGATTAGTGTTCCCACTTCTTTGCAGTTTTAATGTTGCCCTCCTTGTTGTCACAG GCATTATTCAGCAATATTTGGTCTATCAAGTTAAGAAAATACGGTTACAG GGGTACTATATTTTCAGCCAGAAACTGAAGCATATTATTCGCCTACCATTTGCTACAATCGCATATG GAACTGCTGCGATGCTGCTTGTCATGGTTTGGGATCCACATATTAGCATCCTCTCTATGCCGACACTGCTCAG GATTATCATGCTGACAGAAGTAGTATGTGTTAGTTCTTTCATGACAGTTTATATTG GTTATGTTCACCAATACAATTCATTGGATTCCCAACCTGATGTTTTAAAGTCACTTTATTCTCCACTTCAACCATCAAGTTCTCTGGAAGGTTTGAG GTACCAGGACGGCGGTCGACTATCAGATCAGCAGATGGCACTGTTGCAATATCAGCAAGAAAATATACACTTTTTGAGTGAGGAG ATTCTTGGACTGCAAGAAACCTTAAGCAAATACGAAAGGTCTAATGATGGTAGCGCACCTCAG GTAGATCTTGCTCACTTATTGGCAACTCGAGATCAAGAGTTACGCACACTCAAAGCTGAG ATGAATCAATTGCAATCTGAGCTGAGGCTTGCTCGATCTATAATAGAGGAGAAGGATGCTGAGATTCAACGTATTCGCAACACAAACAATCAG TATGTAGAAGAAAATGAGAGACTTAGAGCTATTCTGGGAGAATGGAGCAACCGGGCAGCTAAG CTCGAACGCGCTTTGGAGCTGGAAAGGATGTCAAACCTGGAACTGCAGAAAAAATTAACCACACTGAAAAATCGAACGCGTGAATAG
- the LOC132030890 gene encoding protein FIP1-like isoform X1 yields the protein MSTEIHSSLISTSQDENNLFVDVLHEAPLSGHRKPTSLIGSIFYCFLLASFAILAVGATWIFHPIERLVFPLLCSFNVALLVVTGIIQQYLVYQVKKIRLQGYYIFSQKLKHIIRLPFATIAYGTAAMLLVMVWDPHISILSMPTLLRIIMLTEVVCVSSFMTVYIGYVHQYNSLDSQPDVLKSLYSPLQPSSSLEGLRYQDGGRLSDQQMALLQYQQENIHFLSEEILGLQETLSKYERSNDGSAPQVDLAHLLATRDQELRTLKAEMNQLQSELRLARSIIEEKDAEIQRIRNTNNQYVEENERLRAILGEWSNRAAKLERALELERMSNLELQKKLTTLKNRTRE from the exons GTTCGTGGACGTACTGCATGAAGCACCTCTATCCGGTCATAGGAAGCCTACGAGCCTTATTGGGAGTATTTTCTACTGTTTCTTATTGGCAA GCTTTGCTATTTTGGCAGTGGGAGCTACATGGATATTTCATCCTATAGAAAGATTAGTGTTCCCACTTCTTTGCAGTTTTAATGTTGCCCTCCTTGTTGTCACAG GCATTATTCAGCAATATTTGGTCTATCAAGTTAAGAAAATACGGTTACAG GGGTACTATATTTTCAGCCAGAAACTGAAGCATATTATTCGCCTACCATTTGCTACAATCGCATATG GAACTGCTGCGATGCTGCTTGTCATGGTTTGGGATCCACATATTAGCATCCTCTCTATGCCGACACTGCTCAG GATTATCATGCTGACAGAAGTAGTATGTGTTAGTTCTTTCATGACAGTTTATATTG GTTATGTTCACCAATACAATTCATTGGATTCCCAACCTGATGTTTTAAAGTCACTTTATTCTCCACTTCAACCATCAAGTTCTCTGGAAGGTTTGAG GTACCAGGACGGCGGTCGACTATCAGATCAGCAGATGGCACTGTTGCAATATCAGCAAGAAAATATACACTTTTTGAGTGAGGAG ATTCTTGGACTGCAAGAAACCTTAAGCAAATACGAAAGGTCTAATGATGGTAGCGCACCTCAG GTAGATCTTGCTCACTTATTGGCAACTCGAGATCAAGAGTTACGCACACTCAAAGCTGAG ATGAATCAATTGCAATCTGAGCTGAGGCTTGCTCGATCTATAATAGAGGAGAAGGATGCTGAGATTCAACGTATTCGCAACACAAACAATCAG TATGTAGAAGAAAATGAGAGACTTAGAGCTATTCTGGGAGAATGGAGCAACCGGGCAGCTAAG CTCGAACGCGCTTTGGAGCTGGAAAGGATGTCAAACCTGGAACTGCAGAAAAAATTAACCACACTGAAAAATCGAACGCGTGAATAG